Within Spinacia oleracea cultivar Varoflay chromosome 4, BTI_SOV_V1, whole genome shotgun sequence, the genomic segment gaaTTTAACATATTCATCCTACAAATTAGTTTGTTAGTGCAAGTAAAGCATCATATAGTAGAAAACAACAAATGCAAAAGTTGAAACTACTAGATTTTAAAATCCAGTAACAACAAATGGCCATCAGCCGAGACAGTAAAAACAAGACGTACAATTGAACTAACAACTCACTGCCCTCCATTTCAGAATCAAGGATCATTATTGATATAATCTCAACTGCTATTTATTAAAAGAAGCCATTAAAGGAACAAAAAATTATAATGTCTCATTCCTGGTTATCAATAATACAACACAAAAAAGAGTATACTCCATTTATACTAGGGAAGCTAATGCTTAAGGTAAACACAAACCACCACTCTTTAATCTTGCATTTCACATTCAGGGTACTCTTCATTTTGCACAAACCAGCTTGAAGGCGGCCAGAAAATCCCTGTCCAACGATCCACCGAGGAACCAAAGGTCGAAATAGCTTTATCCTCCAAAGTATAAACACCAGCATTCAACCCAAAACTCATATCAGCTTCATCATCATAACCAGTCAATCCTTCAAAATAGATACAATTCCCCTTACTCCAACCCAAATCCTTAGCGCAAACCGAGAATGTCGCATCTCGGCTAATAAAGAACACTTTATTCCCTATGCTACTCACTCTTTCCCAGCACTTCTCCTTCTCATTCAACACAAAAACATTAAAACCAAGAGGCTTTCCCACACTATTTTTATCCACAATCCACTCCCCTTCTTCGTTATCAAAATAATTATTAGGCATTGGATTAACAATCTTATTAACCAAATATAAACGAAAATTAGATTCCACTAAATAAGTATACTGACCAATACATTCTGCCGTCGTGCCAACCAACTCTATAAGCTCCCGAGCCGCTGGATCAATCATCACCAACTTTCCGGTTCTATCAACGGCATAGAATTTCCCATCAAAGCATATAACATCATCAAATTCATTCCTCTTCTCCTTCGTCCCAGTTTCAACGATCTTCCAATTATCATCCCCATAATTCCAGACCGCAATTAGACCATACCCATACAAACCCAATACACAAAATTCCTCCCCAGTTCGAACAACAACCTTCCTCAAAGAAATTGACGAGCTGAATTCCTCAAAATCAAAGGCACCTTCATCTCCATGATCGCTAATCAACTGAAGTCGATATGACCGACCCACCTCGAGATTTCCGAAACCCAGTAAATCAATCCTTTCTCTGAAAACCCCAGATGCGAAAAAGTAAAATTTATGCTTCGTCAAAGGATTAAGGAGGGCCCACTTGTTTTCCCCTGTTTCTGAAACTTTGGTAAGCCAGACATCATTGTTGAGATTATGGCtgaattgaggagagagaatgtaAATGAGATTAGGAGAAAGAGAGAAAGGGTGATAACTGAGGGGAAGAGGAGGGAGAGTGAGAGGGAAGATGAGATGGGGTTGGATCGGAGTAGCGAAAGAACGCCACGGCTTGCAGATTGAGCGGAAACGGCAGAGATCAGATTTGGTATTGAGGCGATTCAAAACGAGGGCTACTATGTCGTTGGTTAAATTCTTCCATGGCCCTTCTTCTTCAATGTGTTTCCCCTTCGTCATTTACTCATTTCTGTTTGTTTGTCGTCAGGATTTTGAGAATGGTGTTGAAGGGTAATTGACTAATTGGCTATTTACAATTACAGATTATAAATGAGGATGTGCGTCATTTTTAAGCATTGTTACCGCAAATTGGATGGTACAGGCGTGTGCACGTAGCTCTATGTGCACCGGGAACAAAACGACCAACATTAAACATAAAACGCGCGTTTTTATTAAAttcccagaaaaaagaacaatgcccttgaacaaaagaacaattcccctaaacaaaagaacattaaaggctctgttcttttcagctatgtttatcgcgtttttatttgattcgttgttatttttgcgatatatattcttctcccaaaaattcgttgattttctacttcaacatcaaattaaattgatttttcttcttcaaaCCTGAATTCTGCAGCTGGTAATCtgattttgggaggtaatttttcaattttgtaataataaatggtatgttttgatgattttgattttgtaataattgtgtttttgatgattttgactatgttgatgattttgattgtgtaataatcgtgttttgatgaatttgatgattttaatgaatcaaattatgtaataacacgctgattttgttgaaatcgttgattttgaagattttgattacGTAATTACGATTTTTTTCCCAGAAAAGAACATTTTTACCTATTAAAGGAACATAtgttcgtattaaaagaacagtttcattatgctcgtattaaaagaacagtttcattatagtagaaaaatataccatttgcgtttcataatttgttcttttattttactgtgttcttcttttttat encodes:
- the LOC110806087 gene encoding F-box protein SKIP23, coding for MTKGKHIEEEGPWKNLTNDIVALVLNRLNTKSDLCRFRSICKPWRSFATPIQPHLIFPLTLPPLPLSYHPFSLSPNLIYILSPQFSHNLNNDVWLTKVSETGENKWALLNPLTKHKFYFFASGVFRERIDLLGFGNLEVGRSYRLQLISDHGDEGAFDFEEFSSSISLRKVVVRTGEEFCVLGLYGYGLIAVWNYGDDNWKIVETGTKEKRNEFDDVICFDGKFYAVDRTGKLVMIDPAARELIELVGTTAECIGQYTYLVESNFRLYLVNKIVNPMPNNYFDNEEGEWIVDKNSVGKPLGFNVFVLNEKEKCWERVSSIGNKVFFISRDATFSVCAKDLGWSKGNCIYFEGLTGYDDEADMSFGLNAGVYTLEDKAISTFGSSVDRWTGIFWPPSSWFVQNEEYPECEMQD